CGGCGCGCAGCCTCGATGAGGGCTTCCTTCAGGTTCCCATGATGGTAATTGCGCCGATCGCTCGGCTTGTCCCCCCAGGGTCGCAAGATCACACATCCTCTACGCGCACGAATACACGTCACGGAACCGGCGCAGTCCTTTCGCGTACCTTGACCAGCAAAATACAGCGATATCCGTGACACCCAAGCTGGCATTACGGCCGAGCGGAGCAATTGTTTCGCAGCGCGCCTGAAGCCGTGGCTTGACCGGTTGATGACAGTGTAACATTATAACAGATAAGCCTGTCTCTCTGGCTTGGCTGGGAGTTAGGTGAGCTTGGCGGCGCAGCGCCCAGCCGGGGGACCAAAGTGCGGCATGGCTTTCGTAAGCCTCAAGGCGTGGCGTGCTCGATCCGCTGAGCGCGCCGAGATCGCAGCGCAGCTGAAGCGCGACCTGATCGATGCGCTCAAGCTCGACGAGGCCGACGCGCTCGCGGTCAACGAGATTGCCTGTGCCGACCCGGGTTGTCCCGACATGGAGACCATCGTGCTGGTGATGCGGTCGGGGGCTCCAACGCGGGCGCTGCGGGTGCGGCGCTCGCTCGATGCGGTCGATGCGGATGACATCGCGGCGCTCGTCGAGGAAGACCGTTTGTGCGGCGCGCCGCGATGAACGACATCTCGATGATGTGAACGGGCGGATCCGCCAATCGGGCGCCCTACGACAGACTGACACCGCACTGCATCCAGGCGCATCGTGTAGCGTGCCTCTGCGGACTGCAGCCGGCGCACCGTCACGCTGTCCGGGAGATAAACATCATGAGAAGCCGTCGATACGCCCTGGCGCTGACCGGTCTCCTCCTCTTCGCGGGTCTTGCGCCGGCGCAGGCCGGTGACGCGATGCCGTTCTCGGAAAGCGGCTTTGAGGCCGCGCGTGAATCCGGCAAGCCGATCCTGATCGAGGTCAGCGCGCCGTGGTGCCCGATCTGCAAGGCGCAGAAGCCGATCCTCGCGAAGCTCGCCGGAGAGCCGCGCTTCAAGGATCTCCAGATTTTCGCCATCGATTTCGACAGTCAGAAGGATCTGCTGAGGCGGTTCGACGCGCGGATGCAGAGCACGCTCATCGCCTTCAAAGGCAAGACCGAGGTCGGGCGCTCCGTGGGTGAGACTCAGCAGGAGTGGATCGAAGGCCTGCTCGAGAAGACGCTCTGAGCGGCACGCGGTCATCTTCCGCTTTCGTTCAGCCAGAGCCCGGCATAGCGCGTCAGCCCGCTCGGATCCTGCGGGATTCGAGGGAGACGACACGGTGACGATCGCCCAGAACTCTGCCGCCCCGAGCGCGATCGTGGCTGTGCCTGTTCGCAACGAGGAGGAGCGCATCGCGGCCTGCCTCCGGGCCATCGATGCGCAGGAGAGCGTGGCCCCCGGATCCCTCGGTCTGGTGCTCTTCCTGAACAACTGCACCGATCGCACCGAAGCCGTCGTTGCGGATCTTGTGCCGACGCTGGCGATCGCGGTCCGCATACAGGTGGAGAATGACCCGAACGCCCATGCCGGTTGGGCCCGGCGCCGGGCCATGGATGCGGCCGTCGCGTGGCTCGGCGATGAGAACCCCCTTGGGATCATCCTGTCCACCGATGCCGACAGCCGGGTTCCGCCAAACTGGGTCGCCCGCAACCGTGCCGCCATCCTGGCCGGTGCCGACGCAGTGGCCGGCCGGGTCGAACTCGATGCCGCCGAGGCGGCCCTCCTGCCGCCCTCCCTGCCGGCCCGGGGCCGGCTGGAGGACATTTACGACGCCTTGATCACGGAGGCGGAGGCACGCATCGACCCCGATCCGCACGATCCCTGGCCCTGTCACCGCACCGCGATCGGTGCGACTCTCGCGGTGACGCGTAGGGCCTATCTCCAGGTCGGCGGCATGCCGGAGATTCCCCTCGGCGAGGATGGTGCGTTCATCGCGCGGCTGCTCGAGCACGGTTTGCGCGTTCGGCACGCCACGGACGTCTGCGTGACCATCTCGGCCCGCCTAGCCGGCCGGGCACCGGGCGGCGTCGCCGACACGATCCGCTCGCGCTGCGAGGAGCCCGACGCGCTGTGCGACGCGCGGATGGAAACCTTTCCGCGCGCCGTACTCCGCTATCTCTGGCGGCGACGGTTTCGCCGCCTGCATGGACGGGGATCGCTGGGGCGAAACACCGCCTGGGCAAGGTCGATCGGCATCGGAGACGCGGAGGCGAGGCGGATCGCCGCCTTACCCCTCGGCCAAGCCATCGCGGAGGCCGAGCGCGCCAGCCCGCGCCTGGCTTATCGACCGATCGGTCCGCGTCAACTTCCGGGTCAGATCCGGCTGGCCCGCCTCGGCGTCGCCGCGATTCGGGTCGCCCTCGGGCTGGCCGGACGTGTCCTCCGGCAAGCGGGCGCATCACGCGAGGCGGATCGATCGGTGCCGAGCACGCCGGGCAGCCGAGTCCGACAGACTTAGCGGGCGCGACCGCCGAGCAGATCCCGCGGCGCCATTCCGAAACGGCGACGGAACGCGCGGCTGAAGGCGGCCGCGTCGGTGAAACCGGAGCTGACCATGACGGAAGCCACGCGCCCGCCATCCGGCAGGGCGACGAGCCGGCGGTAGGCCCGATCCAGACGGGCCTCGCGGATCTTGGCCGCGACACCTCCGTCGCCGGTGAAGGCGGCGTAGAGCCGGCTGCGCGAGACCCGGAGCGCCAGTGGCAGGGATTCGGGCCCGAAGTCGGGATCGTGCAGACGGCGCTCGATGTGGGCCAATGCCAGCGCACGCACAGCGTCGACCGACAGGCCTTCGTCGGGCCGCTCGCCCGGCGCGTCGGCGAGGGCGCGCAGCAGGTGCAGGATGCCCTCGGTGGCGATGCCGGCCTCAGCCTGGGACAGACCTGCAACGGCCTTCATGTAGGACCGGAGATACCCGACGAAGAGCCCGCTCAGGGCCGTCGCGCGAAGCCGGCGACCGGCAAATGCCTGCGGGCTTCCGATTTGCGCCAGGAACGCGGCGCGGGGCACTTGGAAGCGGAGTTCCTCGTAAGTGTCGCGGCTGCCGATGGAGAACGCCTGATCCAGGGTGTGGAAGGCGACGTCGCCAGCGCTGAGGAGACCGCCGCTGTTGCCCTGCTCAAGGTAGCCGGTCCCTTGGAGAAGGACGACCACGGCGATGTCATCGCGGCCATCGGCCCGGGCGTGATGGGCCGTTCGCTCGACACCGACCGGATTGCTGAGGGTGTGCAGGATCGCGCCGTGCATCGACAGCGCAACCCTGCGGGACGCGGCAAAGCCAAGGTCCGGGGCGAGTTGGACCGCATCCACACGCGCCAGCGCCGTGCTGCGCCAGAAGTCAAAGGCCCGACTCGACTTGACGTCATCTGTGGTCTCGATGAGAACCGGTACAGTTTCACGCATGCTCACCGTGCGATGCCCTCACGGTCGTCAGCGTTGGCTGCCGCCTTCTCTGTGGATGAAACAGGAACGAGCGTTGCAGATGCGCTGGCACGCCGCAAGCGCGACCACTCCGCGAGGCGTGCGACGGGCCCGGCTGCCGGCAGCACGCCGGGTCGAATCGCAGGTCCGGACCTGGCCTGATGGCGTGCGAAGTCCGGGACGACGTCAGTGGTCGGCGGCGGCGACCTGACCCTCGCCGCGGGTCATTTGAGCGTCGGCGAACCGAAGAACCACCGCACGTCCTTCCGGCGGCGGCGCGGTCAGGCTCGCGCGGAACCGCGCCGTCTCCGAAGCGGCGAGGATGGTTCGCGGAGCTGGGACCGAGAAGGTCCGTACCGCTCGGCCTCCTGCGTCGCGAATCTCGACGCTGAGCGGCGCCACCGGCATGTCGGACCGTGCGACGCCGACGAGATCACCCTCGACCACAAGTTCGGCGGGTCGGTCGTCCTCGGCGGGATTGCTGAAAGCCACCACGTCCCGAATCTCGATGCCGCGCAGGTTCACCGGCAATCCGATACGCGCGAAGAGCGACGCGGTTTGCGGAACGGCGCGGACCACGTTCGCGCGGGCCAGGCATAAAAGGGGCAGCGCGGCCAAGAGCGTCAGGCCGAAGGCCAGGGAGGGGGAGAAACCCGGGACCGCGCGCCGGCCCACCCCGTCGCGGAGCGTCCGCCGAGCCCGCGAGCGAACGGCGGATGGCATGGCTTCGGACGCCTGCCGAACCGAGGCGGCCGCCTCCTGCCATGCGGCGTCGGCGACTGGGTCGGAGCCGGCATCCATGCTGGCCGAGAGTTCGGCCTCGTGGCCAGCGAGCACGTCGGCCGGGGTGATGAACCACGTCTCGCGGCATGCGGCGCAACGAACCGAGCGGCCTTCCATGCCGACCTTGTCGGCGGCGATCCGGTACTCGCTCGCGCAGCTCGGACAGACGATCAGCATACGCGCCATACTCGCAAGGACCGGCCGAACAGTGCCGGAAAATGAATTCGCTTGAGAAAGTGTCGCCGAACAGGGTTAAGCGGGTGTGAAATCCCGCAGGCCTTGAAAACGCCTGCCCGCCCGGCGATTCCCGGTTGAGCGACAGACGAGACACGGCACGGCCTTGAACCTCCAGGCGAACATGAAGAGCCTGCTGCCCGGCGCGGAGCGGCCGGTGGTGCAATTCGAGAACGTCGGCATGCGATACGGCCTCGGGCCGGAGATCCTGTCCGACGTCAGCTTCCGCATCGCGCCGCGCTCCTTCCAGTTCCTCACCGGCCCGTCGGGCGCCGGCAAGACGACGCTGCTGCGCCTGATCCTGCTCTCGGCGCGGCCGACGCGCGGCCTCGTCTCGATCTTCGGCGAGGAGGTGAGCGGCATCTCCGCCAAGGCGCTCACCGGACTTCGGCGGCGCATGGGTGTCGTGTTCCAGGACTTCCGGCTGCTCGACCATCTCACG
The sequence above is drawn from the Methylobacterium mesophilicum SR1.6/6 genome and encodes:
- a CDS encoding helix-turn-helix domain-containing protein, producing MVVLLQGTGYLEQGNSGGLLSAGDVAFHTLDQAFSIGSRDTYEELRFQVPRAAFLAQIGSPQAFAGRRLRATALSGLFVGYLRSYMKAVAGLSQAEAGIATEGILHLLRALADAPGERPDEGLSVDAVRALALAHIERRLHDPDFGPESLPLALRVSRSRLYAAFTGDGGVAAKIREARLDRAYRRLVALPDGGRVASVMVSSGFTDAAAFSRAFRRRFGMAPRDLLGGRAR
- a CDS encoding thioredoxin family protein, with the protein product MRSRRYALALTGLLLFAGLAPAQAGDAMPFSESGFEAARESGKPILIEVSAPWCPICKAQKPILAKLAGEPRFKDLQIFAIDFDSQKDLLRRFDARMQSTLIAFKGKTEVGRSVGETQQEWIEGLLEKTL
- a CDS encoding glycosyltransferase, whose amino-acid sequence is MTIAQNSAAPSAIVAVPVRNEEERIAACLRAIDAQESVAPGSLGLVLFLNNCTDRTEAVVADLVPTLAIAVRIQVENDPNAHAGWARRRAMDAAVAWLGDENPLGIILSTDADSRVPPNWVARNRAAILAGADAVAGRVELDAAEAALLPPSLPARGRLEDIYDALITEAEARIDPDPHDPWPCHRTAIGATLAVTRRAYLQVGGMPEIPLGEDGAFIARLLEHGLRVRHATDVCVTISARLAGRAPGGVADTIRSRCEEPDALCDARMETFPRAVLRYLWRRRFRRLHGRGSLGRNTAWARSIGIGDAEARRIAALPLGQAIAEAERASPRLAYRPIGPRQLPGQIRLARLGVAAIRVALGLAGRVLRQAGASREADRSVPSTPGSRVRQT
- a CDS encoding zinc-ribbon domain-containing protein, with protein sequence MLIVCPSCASEYRIAADKVGMEGRSVRCAACRETWFITPADVLAGHEAELSASMDAGSDPVADAAWQEAAASVRQASEAMPSAVRSRARRTLRDGVGRRAVPGFSPSLAFGLTLLAALPLLCLARANVVRAVPQTASLFARIGLPVNLRGIEIRDVVAFSNPAEDDRPAELVVEGDLVGVARSDMPVAPLSVEIRDAGGRAVRTFSVPAPRTILAASETARFRASLTAPPPEGRAVVLRFADAQMTRGEGQVAAADH